The Leptodactylus fuscus isolate aLepFus1 chromosome 5, aLepFus1.hap2, whole genome shotgun sequence genome segment TGACAAACCCGAACAACGGGTGAACCTTGCATAAGGCTTTTACTGAACCTGTACATGCGCCTGGGCTTATACCGCTAAGGCATCATGTACAAACAGAGATTGCAGTGTAATGTACTCGGGTAACACGAGGAGTACATTCTGTTatgtattcatttctatggggacttCAGATCCATTCTGTTCCGATGACACGGAGAAGTACagaacctgctctataatcatctgtGTCATCGGAACGGATCCACAGCCCCCATAGACACTTGGATGTCCTTGTCAGTGTCACCGGACTACATTCCACTGAAATGGGACAAACACTTGGCCATATGCATGAGCtctaaggtttggttcacatctatgtttgtaGTCCGTATGGGGTttcaccccgaacggaataccaaacgcaattgcaggtgctgtccagtaaaagcacacggatccccatagactataatggggtccgtgtgctgtctgccagatctctgcacagaacatgcggacaggaaagcactgcacaatctactttcctatctgcatgattcgtgcgggcagagcgcggcgagcacacggaccccattatagtctgtggggtccgtgtgcttttcctGGAcagtgtccatgcggactcccctgaatggaataccaaagcagatgtgaacaaggggtaagggcATAGACAAACTACAGTTATTGTTACCAAAGTTACATGCTGTTAATCAAcataggatgagaacaacggacagTAATGGCAATAGAATGACAGACACAGATggaacctcctccatgtccatccactacaatgtaaacaacatgacagacaATTTCTGtccagaataataaaaaaaacatgtttttttttcacatggggatgaatgcagacggacaccagatggagggggctctgtctgcatccATTGTTGGGAGGTATTTGGGACACAAAATCACCCACAGGCCCTTATAGACTGGGAGGTTTAGTGTCCCAGATAGCCATGTTATTATAAAGGTTATAAAGCCATCCATGCCcgcaataaaagtaaaaaatcttTATATCCCCCCTGCCTTTGTACTCCTCACGTAGATActgttcttcactgaagccagaggagtatATAGCGTTATCAGTGGACATGCCCTGTACCGTACCATGCCGGTGTACGTCCTCAGCTTTACCGATGAACTGCGCAGGCgccaggagcaccagagaggagtccgatgaAACGCAACAGACtcctctctaggtaagtataaaggtttattattaataaatgtGGGCATGGGTGGATTTACAGCAGTGCGATTTGGGGCACTCAAACCttatccacagtcatgtgatgtacagtccatggtcacgtgatgtacagtccatggtcacgtgatgtacagtccatggtcacgtgatggacacacaggcgcACAgatcgttatagtcacagcacagtaatcggaCATCTGCCATTTCAGATTCAAGAAAAGCTGAAGATCCCTTCAGGATGTGAACGCGGCATTAGAGGTTGTCTTTAAGATATTATAAAGAAAAAGGAGCAATCCATCTACTTGCCAAGAATGAAACTTCTGCTTTTGTAACAAAGTCTGCCATGTGTGCACATATCCTTAGATAGACAGTCTGACTTATTAGAATATCAGATCCTTTACTATTAACAATTGTACCAATAATCGGTAAGTGTAGATACATCGTCAGCCTATAAATGGCCAGTGCGAATATCTCTGCGATACGGGTCATAGGAAATGTGATCAGTGTGGATACGGCTGAGATACTGAACACAGAAGACCTGAACAATACTGAGATACTGAACAAAGAACAGATACGTCTGTGGTACCGGACATGGGAAGATCTGAGCCCTTTATTGGTGACGTCTGATTTGGGAAAGTCGTTTAATAGTCAGTATAGATACGTCTGCCTTCTCGATCAGAGGATATCTGAGCCTATTATTAGTCACTGTAGATGCGACTGTGATACTGGACATGGAAAAATCTAAGCAtaagaggcaacacggtggctcagtggttagcactgcagccttgcagcgctggagtcctgggttcaaatcctgccaggaacaacatctgcaaggagtttgtatgttctccccgtgtttgtgtggatttcctcccattctacaaagactgataggggaaaaagtacattgtgatcccaatatgcagctcacaatctacatttattacatattattggccagtgtagaTACGACGGTGATACTGGACATAGAGAAATCTATATTATTGATGGGTTTAGATACGTCTATGATACAGGACATGGTATAATCTAAGCCAATTATTGCTCTTTGTAGATACGTCTGTGACACAGGACATGGTAAGATCCGAGCCTATTATTTTGGCGATGGCGTTTGTCACCAGCACACGGATAGACTTTGTAGCTGCTATATTTGTGGGATTTAATGGCTTTGTCACCACAATGGCGCAGATTCTCGATACCGGCGCCGATCACAGTCATTTTACCTGAACTATCGCCTGTCTATAACCACAGCCATGTCTGGAAgctgtatacctatatatatggGCCAGTCTAGGAGCAGGAGGTGTATACATAACAGCTATAGGAGTCCCATATATGATGTCACCGACCTATTGTCAGTATAGGATCAGGCTGCTCAGAGGGTCTCCCCGTCTGCCCCCAATCCATACAAACCCCAATCCAGCCCCCCTCATAGTCCCCCCTCTCTCGCTACCTACTACCCCGGTATTACTGACCACAGCCACCGGAGCTCTTCTCCCCGTAGCTCGGTTATAACCACAGCTGACTTCCGCCTCCTCCCTGCGTCACCGGCCCCGGACCATGCCGGAAACAAGAGGCTATAACCCTACTATACATCCATCTGCCGTAGTGGGAGGCGGAAGCCATATTTCCGGAGTCTCTGGTGTAGGCACGAAGGATGAACTATCTAACAGAAAATGGTGTCTAAGGAAGAACAGTGAGGGAACGTTGTGTTTTACCTCTAGTGAATAGTCTGCCGTGTTGTTTTGCAAGTGACCGGGAGAGGGAGCAGCGGATGGCCCGGCATACATTGCGGCTGAGTGAGGAAGTGAGTGACCGAGTAACGTGGGAAACAGTGGGTGAGTGTGACATGAGAGGGGGTGACAGGGGGTCAGACATGGGGGAGCTCAGGGTGGATGGCCGGGGATAGGGTTACAGGGGAAGGATTCGTATTCGCCCATGTTCCCGGTGAGCCCAAAGTCTTCGGCTATGAGAACcatttaccactagggggagctttctACGTACTTTCTATTGCTTATATAAATAGTGTCTGGCTattgtgagcgccccctagtggtagctgcagACACAGGATTTTATCGCCGTCCTGTATATGGTGGTTCCTTTGCGCCTTCATTGGTGGGTCTATGGAGGTCGGACACTCATTGGTGAGTTTCTGATGGGTCATTCATGTTGTAGCGCTCCATTATCCTCATCCCGCTCCACGCCATATTGTTGCCTTACTAGTGGGGCGTTGTTCCTGCTCAGCATTGTAAGTGTATGGTGTGGCGCTGGGGCCGACAGTGGCTGTTTAACCCCTCAGGTGCCATGGTGGGGGTACAGATTAGTGGGTCTCCCTCTGGAGCAGAATCAACCATCAATATTCCATTGTGGAGAACCGACCCACCGAATGTCGTCCTCTCCCCGATCATCAGAATACAATGCACTGGGCTAGCTACTGCAGATCAGCCTCATATGGCCATTATTacaggggttatgccatgaaaatgATTTCTCCCCTATCTATAGGATTGGGATCCTGTGCCATGATCAGCCattattacactaggttcacagtagCGTTTGGGTCCACCTGaggacccaaaagacagagaccctgtcccatagactgtaatggggactgCTGGATTTTcaccggttttatactgaaaccggcagagagaaaagtcctatttgCAGGAGACGCAGacgtgaatccagccttatagaATAGTGCAAATAGGGGTGAAGGGCATTTATAGGCCAGGTCTAGGGTTACCTGTACTGGTAAGGTGCACAGTAAGGAATGTGTGGGCAAAAGAAGATTAGTCAGAGAAATTCACAATACACCAGTAAATATGGCTGAATGGTGAATTTCATAACCAGTGCATGGACTGTAGGCACAGACACATTTCACCTCCATACAGTAAAGTCCCCCGTTGCAGGGACCAAGCTGAAAGAGTGTAGGACAAACTTATATACTCACCAAACTGAGGGTAGTCAGTCCTATATAAtaattttgaataagtcagtaaAGGAGTCAATCTGAGGTTGGTAGGGGTCTGACAGCTGGGGTCGCACAGAATAGCTCAGGTGCTGTTATATTGTGCAGTGGTGGTGCTTTACTGTTGCTGCAAAGTTGACTTTAAGCTGGTGTCACCGACTGTAAAGACCCTGTGAGACGCTGTGAGATCCTTCCCCAATGAGTAAGGGTGAGGTCACACTGTTTCATTGGCTGTGTGCGGTTTCCCTCGGCCCATTTCCCAGCCTACTTTATTTTGAGGAGGGAGTTGTCTAGTTGGGGCAATGGCCGTAAACTCAGTGATGTCGCTGCACTCAGGGGCTGTCATGTGTGATCTTCACTATCAGAGTATATACTAGTACAACACTTCATCTATTAGAATTGCCTCATGTCTACAACAATGGCAGGTCCTGTCAAAGGTCCCTCTGATGGAAGAGATGTTATGTGGTGACCTTCTTCTAGTGCAGGTGCCTGTATATGGATCTGAAGGTGCTGATGTTCCTTTTCTCACTTTCTTCCACAGAAACGACCAGGATGAAGGACTCGCTGACCCTGCTGAATAGAGTTAGCGCTCACCCCGACTCCCGCTGCTGGTTCCTGGCATGGAACCCTACTGGTACTCTCTTGGCATCTTGTGGAGGAGATAAAACCATACGGATTTGGGGAAAGGAAGGTACGTACTCTTGTGGCTGCTATACTACTCATTGACCGTATATGCCATCAGTCAGGTCTCATTTACATTAATATCCATATTTGGAAAAAATGAATATGGATCAAATGCGAAGAATAAATTTTGTTCGCTGAAGAAGGTTCTCTAGAGACGGCACCACTGTCGTCCATGATTACATCAGCTCTGAACAAGTGCATGGACTTGAGTTGCAATATCAGACATAGGCCTTGGGCATGGAGTGACGCTGTTTCTGTACACACAGATAACCACGGATCTCTTCTCCCTAACTATAGTTATGGCTGTGAATACGCCTATCCTGCTGTGGCCAGAGATAACACTGGTGAACAGTATCGGATAAGTTTTGTACCTTTTGTGTCATTATAATCGTTTCTTGCTCTTGCAGGGGATAACTGGGTATGCAAGTCAGTCCTTGGAGAGGGGCACCAGCGCACGGTCCGTAAAGTAGCATGGTCACCCTGTGGTAACTACTTGGCCTCTGCCAGTTTTGATGCCACCACTTGCATCTGGATGAAGAAGAACAATGACTTTGAGGTACAGGGACATTTAGGATAAGCATCTAAAACCTGAATAAGGAATTGGGCTGATTTTCTTAGATCATAAAGATATATTCTCTTTTTCAGTGTATCACCACCCTCGAAGGACATGAGAACGAGGTGAAGTCTGTGGCCTGGGCACCTTCTGGAAGTCTCCTGGCAACATGTAGCCGTGACAAGAGTGTCTGGGTTTGGGAAGGTGAGCTTGCTGACAGACGCCTGTGCGACCAGTATTATTATTGCCCAAGTGACTCCCAAAATGAACAGTTTAGCCATTAGACCTCCAAGTCCTAACTGGGTATAGATGACCTCCGAACCTTGTGCAGTCCCTTGTACCTGTACACACATTTAGTAGGTTAGAAAGTAGTAGTGGAGAAATTGAAAAGAACTCCTCTCCATCTGTCTGAAACACAATGCCCTTCATATCGCTTTCCAGTAGTCACAGGCGCACGCCCTTCCTCAGTAACGTTAGCCATCAGGACCGGCCATTTTTCCTGGTTTAGGATCGACCACATTTTCGGATTTTTtgatacatgtattattattatttgtacaaTGTAACAACGTACCTGACCATTAAGCGTATGTTGTATATTTTGTATCTTCCGTTTATTGCAGTTGATGAAGAGGAGGAATATGAGTGTGTCAGTGTACTAAACTCACACACGCAGGACGTGAAGCATGTAGTATGGCACCCGAACCAAGAGGTGAGTAATGACTAGGGTTCATCAACATCTGCTGTCATGTCATCTGATATTGGTGTAATGTCTATGGCCACGTATACACATAATTCTTCTATAgctgatacgaagataggaggaatagccaacactagagaggagagagagtgtattcaaaaggacttagacacactggaacaatgggctgaggcgaacaaaatggtatttaatagggacaaatgcaaagttctatatctgggtaacagaaatgtaaaaaacatatatagtatgggaggaatagaactaagtgatagcataggggaaaaggacttgggcataatagtagatcacaaattcaacaggagccaacagtgcggtgctgctgcaaaaaaggctaataaaattctgggatgtattaagacaagcattgaatctagatcaagagaggtcattattccgctgtactcttccctggtcag includes the following:
- the CIAO1 gene encoding putative cytosolic iron-sulfur protein assembly protein CIAO1 isoform X1, with the protein product MARHTLRLSEEVSDRVTWETVETTRMKDSLTLLNRVSAHPDSRCWFLAWNPTGTLLASCGGDKTIRIWGKEGDNWVCKSVLGEGHQRTVRKVAWSPCGNYLASASFDATTCIWMKKNNDFECITTLEGHENEVKSVAWAPSGSLLATCSRDKSVWVWEVDEEEEYECVSVLNSHTQDVKHVVWHPNQELLASASYDDTVKLYREEEDDWVCCATLEGHTSTVWSLSFDQSGEQLATCSDDKTLRIWRQIKSGEEQGKKDPTWKCVCTLSGYHARTIYDVNWSHLTGSIATACGDDAIRIFEEDAGSDALQPTFSLTAHVPRAHSQDVNCVAWHPKEPGLLATCSDDGEMAFWQYQRPE